The Chthoniobacterales bacterium genome contains a region encoding:
- a CDS encoding arsenate reductase ArsC, translating into MNKPRVLILCTGNSCRSHMAEGILRDAAGDFLEVHSAGSRPAGFVHPKAVAVMAEIGIDISTHTSKHMDEFLDRDIGTVITVCGNADQACPVFPGQVNRHHWPFADPAHAVGSEEDVMLEFRRVRDEIAAVFRAYADGRRDQERLVLG; encoded by the coding sequence ATGAACAAACCGCGCGTCCTGATCCTTTGCACCGGAAACTCGTGCCGCAGCCATATGGCGGAAGGCATTCTGCGGGACGCAGCCGGTGATTTTCTCGAGGTGCACAGCGCCGGGTCGCGTCCGGCCGGCTTCGTGCATCCCAAAGCCGTCGCGGTCATGGCCGAGATCGGGATCGATATTTCCACACACACTTCGAAGCACATGGACGAGTTCCTCGACCGTGATATCGGGACAGTCATCACCGTTTGCGGCAACGCCGACCAAGCCTGCCCCGTGTTCCCGGGGCAAGTGAACCGGCATCACTGGCCTTTCGCCGATCCCGCGCACGCCGTCGGCTCGGAAGAGGACGTCATGCTGGAATTCCGCAGGGTTCGGGATGAAATCGCCGCTGTCTTCCGCGCCTACGCCGACGGACGGCGCGACCAAGAACGCCTGGTTTTGGGATAG
- a CDS encoding sensor domain-containing diguanylate cyclase — protein sequence MKIEQSGKDADARTNTRWWIVAGAAVVAFFVLDLLLPPGAGLMPHYWIPIILAAAFLAPLPVAILAALALILDIAIGFRFPHDAAQTLRLAVDLLIAIAAVLVAARRSAHVNARRAREQALRDERQHLADVIQGMNIGTWDWNVQTGETVFNELWARMIGYNLSDLAPISIETWLNLVHPDDLLRSNEELQRCFSGEKPLYECEVRMKHRDGRWIWVLDRGRVVTRTEDGKPLRMLGTHRDITDVVHAREESGRGPTDPLTGLGNDAELAERLGEDIADVRRSGADLSLLVVMVRDLEKVNEAHGRAAGDMLLQSLARACRRYFAKQGSVFRAGGKSIAIVLPGLPSVAVRQKASETIRDVENVGVTLDGGVRVPFTLGYGIAQLERGEDDAASLLRRAMQSAERS from the coding sequence GTGAAAATCGAGCAAAGCGGAAAAGATGCGGACGCCCGCACGAACACCCGGTGGTGGATAGTTGCCGGAGCAGCTGTTGTCGCGTTCTTCGTGCTGGATCTTCTCCTGCCGCCCGGGGCCGGCCTCATGCCGCATTACTGGATCCCCATCATCCTTGCCGCGGCCTTTCTCGCCCCGCTCCCCGTTGCGATCCTTGCCGCGCTGGCCCTGATCCTCGACATCGCGATCGGATTCCGTTTTCCGCATGATGCCGCCCAGACATTGCGCTTGGCCGTCGATCTCCTTATCGCCATCGCAGCGGTTCTGGTCGCGGCACGGCGCTCGGCCCACGTGAACGCGAGGCGCGCGCGGGAACAGGCCTTGCGCGACGAGCGCCAGCACCTCGCCGATGTGATCCAGGGGATGAACATCGGAACATGGGATTGGAACGTGCAGACCGGCGAAACGGTTTTCAACGAGCTGTGGGCTCGGATGATCGGATACAATCTTTCCGACCTTGCCCCGATCAGCATCGAAACGTGGCTCAATCTGGTCCACCCCGACGATCTTCTGCGCTCGAACGAGGAATTGCAGCGCTGCTTCTCCGGCGAGAAACCGCTCTACGAGTGCGAGGTGCGAATGAAGCACCGCGACGGAAGGTGGATCTGGGTGCTCGATCGCGGCCGCGTGGTCACGCGGACCGAGGATGGGAAACCTCTGCGCATGCTCGGCACGCACCGCGATATCACCGATGTCGTGCACGCGCGCGAGGAATCTGGCCGCGGACCGACCGACCCGCTCACCGGCTTGGGCAACGACGCGGAGCTTGCCGAGCGCCTTGGCGAGGACATCGCCGACGTGCGGAGATCCGGAGCCGACCTCTCCCTGCTGGTCGTGATGGTCCGCGACCTCGAAAAGGTGAACGAGGCGCACGGACGCGCGGCGGGCGACATGCTGCTGCAGTCGCTGGCCCGCGCCTGCCGCCGTTATTTTGCCAAGCAGGGAAGCGTTTTCCGCGCCGGTGGAAAAAGCATCGCCATCGTGCTTCCCGGTCTGCCTTCCGTCGCGGTGCGGCAAAAGGCGAGCGAAACGATCAGGGACGTCGAAAACGTGGGCGTCACGCTCGACGGCGGCGTGCGCGTGCCCTTCACCCTGGGCTACGGAATTGCGCAGCTGGAGCGAGGAGAGGACGACGCCGCATCATTGCTGCGGCGGGCGATGCAGTCGGCGGAGCGTTCCTGA